The Caldicellulosiruptor changbaiensis genome has a segment encoding these proteins:
- a CDS encoding DUF6106 family protein has product MNDVFHEQLIVRRKTSGEKAKQALIIIGGVLLGLATFFIPILNTLGPVLLVLAIWGAIYLSRNYNIEFEYAVTNYYLDIDKIIAQRKRSRVVSLDIRKIDYFISSKDSSMYNAQKNDKSIVQSFDCTSNKGEENVYAIITNVDGKKTRILFEPNEEIVEAIKKFLQKKPYQIYR; this is encoded by the coding sequence ATGAATGATGTGTTTCATGAACAGCTAATAGTGAGAAGAAAAACCTCAGGTGAAAAGGCAAAACAGGCTTTAATTATCATAGGCGGGGTACTTTTAGGACTTGCTACCTTCTTCATTCCAATTCTAAACACATTAGGACCAGTTCTTTTAGTTTTGGCAATCTGGGGGGCAATCTATCTTTCAAGAAACTACAATATTGAGTTTGAATATGCTGTAACAAACTACTATCTTGACATAGACAAGATTATTGCTCAGAGGAAACGAAGCAGAGTTGTGTCTTTAGACATTCGAAAGATTGACTATTTCATATCCTCAAAAGATAGCAGTATGTACAACGCTCAAAAAAATGACAAAAGCATTGTCCAGTCGTTTGACTGCACATCTAACAAAGGCGAAGAAAACGTGTATGCTATAATTACAAACGTCGATGGCAAAAAGACACGCATTTTGTTTGAACCAAATGAAGAGATTGTCGAAGCGATTAAGAAATTTTTGCAGAAAAAGCCTTACCAGATTTACAGGTAA
- the lepB gene encoding signal peptidase I, whose product MKMEEQTLKLQNKVLKEAIEWILWIGGAVLVALILRTYVFSLVIVPTGSMLNTIQLNDRLFVYKLGYALHIQDVKRGDIVVFKYPDDRKTLYVKRVIGLPGDTIEIKDGVLYINGKVYKENYLKEPMVGSFGPYKVPPGHYFMMGDNRNDSHDSRFWEHKYVPRDDIIGKVEFRIWPLSRIGIVK is encoded by the coding sequence ATGAAAATGGAAGAGCAAACATTAAAACTACAAAACAAGGTACTCAAAGAAGCTATTGAATGGATTTTGTGGATAGGCGGAGCAGTTTTAGTTGCCCTTATTTTAAGAACATATGTCTTTTCGCTTGTAATTGTTCCCACAGGGTCGATGCTAAACACAATTCAACTCAATGACAGGTTGTTTGTGTACAAGCTTGGATACGCTCTGCATATCCAAGATGTGAAACGAGGCGATATTGTTGTGTTCAAGTACCCTGACGACAGAAAAACACTGTATGTCAAAAGGGTAATTGGACTTCCGGGCGATACAATTGAGATAAAAGATGGTGTTTTGTACATCAACGGAAAAGTGTACAAGGAAAACTATCTAAAAGAGCCAATGGTAGGGAGCTTTGGACCGTATAAAGTGCCACCTGGGCATTATTTCATGATGGGTGATAACAGGAACGACTCACACGACAGCCGATTCTGGGAACACAAATATGTTCCGCGTGATGATATTATTGGCAAGGTTGAATTTAGAATATGGCCTCTTTCCAGAATAGGGATTGTAAAATAG
- a CDS encoding endonuclease MutS2: MNQKTLKALEYDKIVEILKNMAKSTPAKEYFENLIPSTNVADIENELNKVDEGYRYVLKYGNPPTLEFENILPSLKKSKLGATLNPQEILQIGKVLKLSYEMRTYLSYTQDFSFLESMEKRLVNLKEVISRIDQTFLTADEILDTASPRLKEIRDRIRKLESRIRDELNSMIRDPKIQRFLQEPIITIRGEKLLLPVKAEFRNEVKGIVHDQSATGATLFVEPFVCVEISNQIRILKSQEKEEIERILQEISSLIASYCDEIETSFYALVELDIVFTKAIWAKEMNASKPVINTSGIINLKKARHPLIQKDKVVPIDIHLGKDFDVLIITGPNTGGKTVTLKTVGLFCLLCQSGIFIPADEGSQLCIFQKIFADIGDDQNIVQSLSTFSAHMKNIIEITKNADDKTLVLLDEIGAGTDPEEGAALAKAILKYLSEKGSKVIATTHYGELKIFAQQEDRFENASCEFDVKTLKPTYRLLIGIPGRSNALVISSNLGLDNGIVEMARGYLSQKTIDLDRIINEMEQKRKEAEENLELAQKLKLEAQALKAAYEEEKKRFDQEKERIRKKAINEAKEIVERAQYEIENLFKDLRKLAENLKEKEVLKKLEEKKREYERLIQSISQQEKQEADSKTKKTPQNIRLGQKVYVRSFDAEGFVESLPDSKGNLTVQIGIMKLNVNISEIEEVEEGENKVYQTTSKNVKLKEKSVDLSIDVRGKTSDDAILDVDKYLDDAYTSGLRQVTIIHGKGTGVLRQAIRNFLKRHPLVKSFRDGTYGEGEQGVTIVELRD, encoded by the coding sequence TTGAACCAAAAGACACTCAAAGCTTTGGAGTATGACAAGATAGTTGAGATTTTAAAAAACATGGCAAAGTCAACTCCAGCAAAGGAATATTTTGAAAACCTTATTCCATCAACCAATGTTGCAGATATAGAAAATGAACTTAATAAGGTTGATGAAGGCTACAGGTACGTTCTAAAGTATGGAAATCCACCAACTTTGGAGTTTGAAAATATACTGCCAAGCCTTAAGAAATCAAAGCTTGGGGCAACTTTAAATCCACAAGAGATTTTGCAAATTGGAAAAGTGTTGAAACTTTCTTATGAGATGCGAACTTATCTTTCTTACACACAAGACTTTAGTTTTCTTGAAAGTATGGAAAAAAGACTTGTAAATTTAAAAGAAGTAATCTCAAGAATTGACCAGACATTTTTAACAGCAGATGAAATCTTAGATACTGCATCACCAAGGTTAAAGGAAATAAGAGATAGGATTAGAAAACTTGAGAGTAGAATAAGAGATGAGCTAAATAGCATGATTCGCGACCCAAAAATCCAAAGGTTTTTACAAGAGCCAATTATAACAATCAGAGGCGAAAAACTTTTACTTCCTGTTAAGGCAGAGTTTAGAAATGAAGTAAAAGGAATTGTCCATGACCAATCAGCAACAGGTGCAACTTTATTTGTTGAGCCTTTTGTTTGTGTTGAGATATCAAATCAAATCAGAATCTTGAAAAGCCAAGAAAAAGAGGAAATAGAGAGAATTTTGCAAGAGATATCCTCTTTGATAGCAAGCTATTGTGATGAAATTGAAACATCTTTTTATGCGCTTGTTGAGCTTGACATAGTATTTACGAAAGCTATTTGGGCAAAGGAAATGAACGCAAGCAAACCAGTTATTAACACAAGTGGCATTATAAATCTCAAAAAAGCTCGGCATCCATTAATACAAAAAGACAAGGTTGTTCCTATTGATATTCATTTAGGCAAAGACTTCGACGTTCTTATAATAACAGGTCCAAACACGGGTGGAAAGACTGTAACACTAAAGACGGTTGGGCTTTTTTGTCTTCTTTGCCAAAGTGGAATATTCATCCCAGCAGATGAAGGCTCCCAGCTTTGCATATTTCAAAAGATTTTTGCTGATATTGGAGATGATCAAAATATAGTCCAGAGTCTTTCCACATTTTCAGCACATATGAAAAACATCATTGAAATAACAAAAAATGCAGATGATAAAACTCTTGTGCTATTAGATGAGATTGGAGCAGGTACAGACCCTGAAGAAGGTGCAGCTTTGGCAAAGGCAATCTTGAAATATCTTTCTGAGAAGGGCAGCAAGGTGATAGCTACAACACACTATGGTGAGCTAAAAATATTTGCTCAGCAAGAAGATCGGTTTGAAAACGCTTCTTGCGAGTTTGATGTAAAAACCTTAAAGCCCACATACAGGCTTTTGATAGGAATTCCAGGAAGGAGCAACGCACTTGTAATTTCATCCAATCTTGGGCTTGACAATGGTATTGTTGAGATGGCAAGAGGGTATTTGTCTCAAAAGACAATTGATCTTGACAGAATAATAAACGAAATGGAACAAAAGAGAAAAGAAGCTGAGGAAAACCTTGAACTTGCTCAGAAATTGAAGCTTGAAGCACAAGCTTTAAAGGCAGCGTATGAAGAGGAGAAAAAAAGGTTTGATCAAGAGAAGGAGAGAATTCGCAAAAAGGCCATAAATGAGGCAAAAGAGATTGTAGAAAGAGCACAGTATGAAATAGAAAATCTTTTTAAAGACCTTCGAAAACTTGCTGAAAACTTAAAAGAAAAAGAAGTTTTAAAGAAGTTAGAAGAGAAAAAGAGAGAATATGAAAGGTTGATTCAAAGCATATCGCAGCAGGAAAAACAAGAAGCTGACTCCAAAACCAAAAAAACACCACAGAATATTCGCTTAGGTCAAAAGGTGTATGTCAGAAGCTTTGATGCTGAGGGGTTTGTCGAAAGCCTGCCCGACTCAAAAGGAAATTTGACTGTTCAGATAGGAATTATGAAGCTAAATGTCAATATTTCTGAGATTGAAGAAGTGGAAGAGGGAGAAAACAAAGTTTATCAAACGACCTCAAAAAATGTCAAGCTCAAAGAAAAAAGCGTTGATTTATCTATTGATGTCAGGGGAAAGACCAGTGACGATGCAATTTTGGATGTAGATAAGTATTTAGATGATGCATATACAAGCGGCCTGAGACAGGTGACAATAATTCATGGAAAAGGGACAGGGGTTTTGCGCCAGGCAATCAGAAACTTTTTAAAACGCCATCCGCTTGTAAAGTCTTTCAGAGACGGAACATACGGTGAGGGTGAGCAAGGGGTTACCATTGTTGAGCTGAGAGACTAA
- a CDS encoding HEPN domain-containing protein — protein sequence MDEYIKALSFYRLEKAKEDLKAAKVNYENGLYKASINRSYYAIFHAIRAVNAINKFDSKRHSGVIAYFNQHFIHTEKFSKELYKIVASAFKLRERCDYDDFYMVSRDQAENQLKNAEFFIKEVERFICEHLKEK from the coding sequence ATGGATGAGTATATTAAAGCTCTTTCATTTTATCGTCTGGAAAAAGCCAAAGAAGATTTAAAAGCTGCTAAAGTAAATTATGAGAATGGACTTTACAAAGCTTCTATTAATAGGTCTTATTATGCAATATTTCATGCGATTCGAGCCGTTAATGCAATAAACAAATTTGATTCGAAAAGACATTCAGGTGTAATAGCATATTTTAATCAGCATTTTATTCATACTGAGAAATTTAGCAAAGAACTCTATAAAATAGTAGCTTCGGCATTTAAATTAAGAGAAAGATGTGACTATGATGATTTTTATATGGTGTCAAGAGACCAAGCAGAAAATCAACTGAAAAATGCTGAGTTTTTCATTAAAGAAGTTGAAAGGTTTATTTGCGAGCATCTTAAAGAAAAATAA
- a CDS encoding nucleotidyltransferase family protein: MSDIKLENYQDVINKVVEELKELYGDKLKKIVLYGSYAKGTQNEESDIDIAVLVDEDEQALKDYENKLDEIISEIGYRSLKLISIVDISYQRYMQYKEILPYYKNIENEGIVLYG, from the coding sequence GTGAGTGATATCAAACTGGAAAATTACCAAGATGTTATTAATAAAGTGGTTGAAGAGTTAAAAGAATTATATGGTGATAAACTAAAAAAAATAGTCCTCTATGGTTCATATGCTAAAGGAACTCAAAATGAAGAATCTGATATTGATATAGCGGTATTAGTTGATGAGGACGAGCAAGCGTTAAAAGACTATGAAAATAAGTTGGATGAAATAATAAGTGAAATTGGATATAGAAGCTTGAAATTAATTTCTATAGTAGACATCAGTTATCAGAGATATATGCAATATAAAGAAATCTTACCTTACTATAAAAATATAGAGAACGAAGGGATTGTATTGTATGGATGA
- a CDS encoding glutamate-5-semialdehyde dehydrogenase gives MSDLIQKAQKVKEASKKLMNLSESQKNLALSCISKKILDNMEYILVENQKDMENAQNKGIKGALLDRLKLTEDRIRQICKGIEDVIKLPDPVGEVISMWKRPNGLIIGQKRVPIGAIGIIYEARPNVTVDAAVLCLKAGNSVLLRGGSEAINSNIALVKTMKEGLIEAGIDEGSIEIVEDTSRETAVAMMKLNEYLDLLIPRGGANLIKTVVQNATVPVIETGVGNCHVFVDESADFEMAKRIVVNAKTQRPGVCNAAEKLLVHKNIAESFLPMIVRELMSKGVEIRGCSKTVEICKKNGIEVKEATEDDWYTEYLDLIIGVKVVDSVDAAIEHINKYGSKHSEAIVTRDYFNAQKFLDYVDAAACYVNASTRFTDGFEFGFGAEIGISTQKLHARGPMGLKELTTIKYIIYGSGQVRE, from the coding sequence ATGAGTGATTTAATTCAGAAGGCACAAAAGGTGAAAGAGGCTTCAAAAAAACTTATGAATCTTTCTGAAAGCCAGAAAAACCTTGCTTTGAGCTGCATATCCAAAAAGATTTTAGATAACATGGAATACATTCTTGTTGAAAACCAAAAAGATATGGAAAATGCACAAAACAAGGGTATAAAGGGTGCGCTTTTAGACAGGCTAAAACTTACAGAAGATAGAATAAGACAGATTTGCAAGGGAATAGAAGATGTTATAAAGCTTCCAGACCCAGTTGGCGAGGTTATTTCTATGTGGAAGCGCCCAAATGGGCTTATTATTGGACAAAAGAGAGTGCCAATTGGGGCAATTGGTATAATTTATGAGGCAAGACCAAATGTGACAGTTGACGCAGCTGTGCTGTGTTTAAAAGCAGGAAATAGTGTTCTTTTGCGAGGTGGCTCAGAAGCTATAAATTCTAACATCGCACTTGTCAAGACAATGAAAGAGGGATTGATTGAAGCAGGAATTGATGAAGGTAGCATAGAGATTGTAGAAGATACATCAAGAGAGACGGCAGTTGCAATGATGAAACTCAATGAGTATTTAGACCTTTTGATTCCGCGCGGGGGAGCAAATTTGATAAAGACAGTTGTTCAAAATGCAACTGTGCCTGTAATTGAAACAGGTGTTGGCAACTGCCATGTGTTTGTCGATGAGAGCGCTGATTTTGAGATGGCAAAAAGAATTGTAGTTAACGCAAAAACACAGCGGCCCGGTGTTTGCAATGCAGCTGAAAAGCTCCTTGTCCACAAAAATATAGCAGAGAGCTTTTTGCCAATGATTGTAAGGGAACTTATGTCAAAGGGTGTTGAAATAAGAGGTTGTAGCAAGACAGTTGAAATCTGCAAGAAAAATGGTATTGAGGTAAAAGAGGCAACTGAAGATGACTGGTACACAGAGTATTTGGATTTGATAATAGGTGTAAAGGTTGTTGATAGTGTTGATGCGGCAATAGAACACATAAATAAGTACGGTTCGAAACACTCAGAGGCAATTGTTACAAGGGATTATTTCAATGCACAAAAGTTTTTGGACTATGTTGATGCGGCAGCTTGTTATGTAAACGCCTCAACAAGGTTCACAGACGGATTTGAATTTGGCTTTGGTGCAGAGATTGGAATCTCTACTCAAAAGCTTCACGCAAGAGGTCCTATGGGACTAAAAGAGCTCACAACTATAAAATACATTATCTATGGAAGCGGGCAGGTAAGAGAATAG
- the proB gene encoding glutamate 5-kinase: MRNFADVKKIVVKVGTSTVTYPTGKLNLSRLEKLARVLSDIKNEGRDVVLVTSGAVASGLGRLGLTKNHKTTQEKQALAAIGQGILMQIYEKLFGEYGVVVAQVLLTKDVVDEEKKMLNVKNTFEQLFKFGAIPIVNENDVVAIEELEFGDNDTLSAYVATIIGADLLIILSDIDGLYSCDPRLNKDAELIKEVFEIDSYIESIAGGAGSLNSTGGMQTKIEAAKIAMQNKIPMVIANGENPSVLRDILAGKDVGTLFICKEVLSKRE; this comes from the coding sequence ATGAGGAATTTTGCTGATGTCAAGAAGATTGTAGTTAAGGTTGGAACAAGCACTGTTACATATCCAACCGGCAAACTAAATCTTTCGCGACTGGAGAAACTTGCAAGAGTTCTTTCTGACATAAAAAATGAGGGAAGAGACGTTGTGCTTGTCACATCTGGTGCTGTTGCATCAGGTTTGGGCAGGCTTGGGCTTACTAAAAATCACAAGACAACTCAAGAAAAACAAGCGCTCGCGGCAATTGGCCAGGGAATTTTAATGCAGATTTACGAAAAGCTTTTTGGTGAGTATGGAGTTGTTGTTGCCCAGGTGCTCTTGACAAAAGATGTTGTTGATGAGGAAAAAAAGATGCTGAATGTTAAAAACACTTTTGAGCAGCTTTTCAAGTTTGGTGCAATTCCAATTGTAAATGAAAATGACGTTGTTGCCATTGAAGAGCTTGAATTTGGCGACAATGACACGCTCTCTGCCTATGTTGCAACAATAATTGGCGCAGACCTTTTGATAATTCTTTCTGACATAGACGGGCTTTACTCATGTGACCCAAGACTGAACAAGGATGCAGAGCTTATAAAAGAGGTTTTTGAGATTGACTCATACATAGAGAGCATTGCAGGAGGGGCTGGGTCTTTGAACTCAACCGGTGGTATGCAAACCAAAATTGAGGCGGCAAAGATTGCAATGCAAAATAAAATTCCTATGGTAATTGCAAATGGAGAAAATCCATCAGTTTTGAGAGATATCTTAGCAGGGAAAGATGTTGGTACACTGTTTATTTGCAAAGAAGTATTATCAAAGAGGGAGTGA
- the thpR gene encoding RNA 2',3'-cyclic phosphodiesterase: MRTFIGIDFPRKLKEQIVEAQSYLKSISKKGRWKYIDNFHLTLKFLGEIEYDHVEKIKEVLTKNLESFSSFSLKIFSCGYFKGSKNALRVVYLKPDGDLDKLNNLYQIVEDSLYSIGFEKEKRDYTPHITIAQDVILDEPFDKFKQYVENYKFDLIPVESVILFLSEEIDRKRVYTPLFEIKLK, translated from the coding sequence ATGAGAACCTTCATTGGAATTGATTTCCCAAGAAAGCTAAAAGAGCAAATAGTCGAAGCACAGAGCTATTTAAAATCAATCAGCAAAAAGGGAAGGTGGAAGTACATCGATAACTTTCATCTTACTTTAAAATTCTTAGGTGAGATAGAATATGACCATGTCGAGAAGATTAAAGAGGTGTTAACAAAGAATTTAGAAAGTTTTTCTTCTTTTTCACTTAAGATTTTCTCTTGTGGATATTTCAAAGGAAGCAAAAACGCTTTGCGTGTTGTATATTTAAAGCCGGACGGTGATTTAGATAAGTTAAATAATCTTTATCAAATAGTGGAAGACTCTCTTTATTCAATCGGTTTTGAAAAAGAAAAAAGGGACTATACCCCTCATATAACAATTGCTCAGGATGTTATTTTGGATGAGCCTTTTGACAAGTTCAAGCAGTACGTTGAAAATTACAAATTTGACCTAATTCCTGTTGAGAGTGTTATTTTATTTTTAAGCGAAGAGATTGACAGAAAAAGAGTCTACACACCACTTTTTGAGATAAAGCTAAAGTAA
- a CDS encoding MFS transporter — MQKTQGSVRFAFSAISLFILANAFMGIGGGINDTIFNNYIAASFKISPVARGVLEFPRETPGFLIIFLIGFLYFLGDLRVSIIATFLCSVSLVGLGYFAPSFALLILWTAFYNTGTHLNMVLTSSIGMELSKEDSYGKTLGLIGSVSTAAAVIGYFIVMVGFKFLNFSFKIAYLVAAMMYVFAAIFLMPIKMPNVRNHKGLKFVIKKDYWLYYVLSIFFGARKQIFITFAPWVLIKIFKQPVSNFALVGIICSILGIGFRNVIGRLIDKLGEKKVLTFDAIVIFLICIGYAMTENIKIKTLALGLAYACYIIDNLMFATSMARSTYIKKVIKHPDDLTPTLSTGTSMDHAVSMSLPMLSGFLWNKFGYEYVFLLAALFALGNLYFVRKIEIES, encoded by the coding sequence ATGCAAAAGACACAGGGTAGCGTTAGATTTGCATTCTCAGCTATTTCACTTTTTATTTTGGCAAATGCATTTATGGGAATTGGTGGCGGGATTAATGACACCATATTCAATAACTATATTGCAGCAAGCTTTAAAATCTCACCAGTGGCACGAGGTGTGCTTGAGTTTCCTCGCGAGACACCAGGGTTTTTGATAATCTTTTTAATAGGCTTTTTATACTTCCTTGGGGATTTGAGAGTAAGCATTATAGCGACATTTCTTTGCTCTGTATCTCTGGTTGGGCTTGGCTATTTTGCGCCAAGCTTTGCTCTTTTGATTTTATGGACAGCTTTTTACAACACAGGCACCCACCTTAACATGGTTTTGACATCAAGCATTGGAATGGAACTTTCAAAAGAAGACTCTTACGGCAAAACCTTAGGGCTCATTGGCTCTGTTTCAACCGCCGCTGCAGTTATTGGTTATTTCATTGTCATGGTAGGGTTTAAATTCCTGAATTTTTCATTCAAAATAGCCTATCTTGTCGCTGCAATGATGTACGTTTTCGCTGCAATATTTTTGATGCCAATCAAAATGCCAAATGTAAGAAATCACAAAGGTCTAAAGTTTGTAATCAAAAAAGATTACTGGCTCTACTATGTTCTTTCTATCTTCTTTGGTGCAAGAAAGCAGATTTTTATCACATTTGCTCCTTGGGTGTTGATTAAGATATTTAAACAGCCTGTTTCAAATTTTGCTCTGGTTGGAATAATCTGCTCCATTTTGGGAATTGGATTTAGAAACGTTATAGGCAGGCTTATTGACAAGCTTGGTGAAAAGAAGGTTTTGACATTTGATGCGATTGTTATTTTCTTAATCTGCATAGGATACGCTATGACTGAGAACATAAAGATAAAAACTTTGGCTTTGGGCTTGGCATATGCGTGTTATATAATTGATAATCTAATGTTTGCAACATCAATGGCAAGGTCAACGTACATAAAAAAGGTTATCAAACATCCTGATGATCTGACTCCAACTCTTTCAACAGGCACAAGCATGGACCATGCAGTTTCTATGAGCCTTCCTATGTTATCTGGCTTTTTGTGGAATAAGTTTGGGTATGAATATGTGTTCTTACTTGCAGCTCTCTTTGCGCTGGGGAATTTGTATTTTGTGAGGAAGATTGAAATTGAAAGTTAA
- a CDS encoding DUF4160 domain-containing protein, with the protein MLEICIFYGIRITMYYDDHNPPHFHATFAGFEAEIDILNTRVIKGFLPKRQLKLVLAWAEIHKDELMQNWELAKDHKPLMRINPLV; encoded by the coding sequence ATGCTAGAAATTTGCATTTTCTACGGCATAAGGATTACAATGTATTATGACGACCATAACCCTCCTCATTTTCATGCAACCTTCGCCGGATTTGAAGCAGAAATTGATATTTTAAACACAAGGGTTATAAAAGGATTCTTGCCTAAAAGACAACTAAAACTTGTGTTGGCTTGGGCAGAAATTCATAAAGATGAGCTTATGCAAAACTGGGAACTTGCAAAAGATCACAAGCCACTGATGAGAATTAATCCTTTAGTGTAA
- a CDS encoding DUF2442 domain-containing protein gives MEYYPEVVQVIPTEEYKVYIYFDDGSIKLFDASSLLEKGEFQRLKDKKFFMERCTVLNGTLAWDVSGNYDETTSLDVDPLVLYQTCPDVDEPEWLFKQSEDKNTK, from the coding sequence ATGGAATATTATCCTGAGGTTGTTCAGGTTATACCGACAGAAGAATATAAAGTTTATATTTACTTTGATGATGGCAGCATAAAACTCTTTGATGCTTCAAGTCTTCTTGAAAAGGGTGAATTTCAAAGACTTAAAGACAAAAAGTTTTTTATGGAAAGGTGCACAGTTTTAAATGGCACACTTGCATGGGATGTGAGCGGCAACTACGATGAAACAACCAGCCTTGATGTAGACCCACTTGTTCTGTATCAGACTTGTCCTGATGTTGACGAACCAGAATGGTTGTTTAAACAAAGTGAGGACAAAAATACTAAATAG
- a CDS encoding flagellar protein FlgN produces the protein MYEKLISLLEEKEKLVDKFLELTNLQQDYILNDNFDELSKIVDMKAKLIERINTLDDEFIKEFEGIKKAKNIKSFDEITDIDKETGILLKSLTSSIMEKLKVIKDIDEKNNILIRAKFDEVKRTIKTLRYKKEAIKDYTSYKQIDYHSGFDKKE, from the coding sequence ATGTATGAAAAACTGATTAGTCTTCTTGAAGAAAAGGAAAAGCTTGTTGATAAGTTTTTAGAGCTTACAAATCTTCAACAAGATTATATTTTAAATGACAATTTTGATGAGTTGTCTAAAATTGTTGATATGAAGGCGAAGTTAATTGAAAGGATAAATACCCTCGACGATGAGTTTATAAAGGAGTTTGAGGGGATAAAAAAGGCAAAAAATATCAAAAGCTTTGATGAGATAACTGACATAGACAAAGAGACAGGGATTTTGCTCAAAAGTTTGACTTCATCAATTATGGAAAAGCTAAAAGTAATAAAGGACATTGACGAAAAAAATAATATCCTTATTCGCGCAAAGTTTGATGAGGTAAAAAGGACTATAAAAACACTTAGATACAAAAAAGAGGCTATAAAAGATTATACATCTTATAAACAAATAGACTATCATTCTGGATTTGACAAAAAGGAATAA
- the fliS gene encoding flagellar export chaperone FliS, whose product MDAAARYQEEVIMTKPPEELTLMLYDGCIRFIKLAMQAIDEKKFDKANENIIKAENIITELMSTLDMQYEISKNLMSLYDFIYRWLIQANLKKDKKYLKEALEIVEEMRATWAEAIKIARQQKNK is encoded by the coding sequence ATGGACGCAGCAGCAAGATATCAAGAAGAAGTTATAATGACAAAGCCACCAGAAGAATTAACTCTTATGCTTTATGATGGATGCATAAGATTTATAAAACTTGCAATGCAGGCAATTGATGAAAAAAAGTTTGACAAAGCAAATGAGAACATTATAAAAGCCGAAAATATCATCACAGAGCTTATGTCAACCCTTGATATGCAATATGAGATATCAAAAAATCTTATGAGTTTATATGATTTTATTTACAGATGGCTTATTCAGGCAAATTTAAAGAAGGACAAAAAATATCTAAAGGAAGCTCTTGAAATTGTTGAAGAGATGCGGGCTACATGGGCAGAGGCAATTAAGATTGCAAGACAGCAAAAAAATAAATAA